A region from the Benincasa hispida cultivar B227 chromosome 8, ASM972705v1, whole genome shotgun sequence genome encodes:
- the LOC120082412 gene encoding TIR-only protein-like yields the protein MQRYFSTVAKNYLTSCKILSRRNDIRSISRQCDVFINHRGVDTKRNIAGLLYDHFTRIGLHPFLDSKNMKPGDKLFGEIEEGIRSCKVGIAVFSPRYCESYFCLHELALMVENKKKIIPIFVDVRPSQLRVEYSHNCPDKELQRFNWALGEAKYTVGLTFDSINGDWSELLRKASNAVVDNLIDGGGRKMPDN from the exons ATGCAAAGATATTTCTCAACTGTGGCCAAAAACTACctaacttcatgcaaaatccTCAGCCGTCGCAACGATATCCGATCAATATCACGCCAATGTGACGTCTTCATTAACCACCGTGGTGTCGACACAAAACGGAACATCGCCGGATTACTTTACGACCATTTTACTAGAATAGGGCTCCATCCATTCTTAGACAGCAAGAACATGAAACCGGGGGACAAATTGTTTGGTGAAATTGAGGAAGGTATTCGGAGTTGTAAGGTTGGAATCGCGGTGTTCTCGCCGCGTTATTGTGAATCTTATTTTTGTTTGCATGAACTTGCCCTAATGGTGGAGAACAAAAAGAAGATCATTCCGATTTTTGTTGACGTTCGACCGTCTCAGCTTCGTGTTGAATATAGTCATAACTGTCCTGACAAAGAGTTACAAAGGTTCAATTGGGCACTTGGGGAAGCTAAATATACAGTTGGACTCACTTTCGACTCTATTAACGG GGATTGGTCGGAGCTGCTGAGAAAAGCTTCAAACGCCGTCGTTGATAATCTGATCGACGGCGGAGGCAGAAAGATGCCGGATAATTAG